Proteins from a single region of Oreochromis niloticus isolate F11D_XX linkage group LG7, O_niloticus_UMD_NMBU, whole genome shotgun sequence:
- the rabl2 gene encoding RAB, member of RAS oncogene family-like 2: MAVDAGSIPELDQKKYDADEQVKIICLGDSAVGKSKLMERFLMDEYRPQQLSTYALTLYKHTATVGNKTIAVDFWDTAGQERFQNMHPSYYHKAHACIMVFDVQRKLTYKNLANWYKELREYRPEIPCCVVANKIDADMKVTQRSFNFGKKQGLPFYFVSAADGTNVVKMFRDMIKRAVEYKQNPSDFMDEVMQELENFDLEKKDNSEAEEDGLKAESPELV; encoded by the exons ATGGCTGTTGACGCTGGCAGCATCCCTGAACTGGACCAAAAGAAATACGATGCGGACGAACAGGTGAAGATCATCTGCCTGGGAGACAGCGCAGTTGGTAAATCTAA GCTAATGGAGAGGTTTCTCATGGACGAATA TCGTCCCCAGCAGTTGTCAACCTATGCCTTGACGCTCTACAAACACACAGCCACTGTAGGAAACAAGACCATAGCAGTTG ATTTCTGGGACACTGCTGGCCAGGAGAGGTTTCAAAACATGCATCCTTCATACTACCACAAAGCACATGCATGCATTATG gtttttgatGTTCAAAGGAAGCTCACATATAAGAATTTAGCCAACTGGTATAAGGAACTAAGAGAGTACAGACCAGAGATACCCTGCTGCGTTGTTGCCAACAAAATTGATG CCGACATGAAGGTCACACAAAGAAGCTTCAACTTCGGGAAGAAGCAAGGACTCCCGTTTTACTTTGTGTCAGCAGCTGATGGAACCAATGTAGTTAAG ATGTTCAGAGACATGATCAAAAGAGCAGTGGAGTACAAGCAAAACCCCAGTGACTTCATGGATGAAGTGATGCAAGAATTAGAG AATTTTGACCTCGAGAAGAAAGATAATTCAGAGGCAGAAGAGGACGGATTGAAGGCAGAGAGTCCAGAGTTAGTTTAA